One segment of Oscillospiraceae bacterium MB08-C2-2 DNA contains the following:
- the istB gene encoding IS21-like element helper ATPase IstB: MSEVLYERLKENLESLKMRNTLEIIDNYLERAIKDELNIVDVLDHIFTEEARSKRQRAYEKQIQMSGFPIKKTLEDFDFSFQPSIDKRQIDELSTMRFVENAENVVFLGPPGVGKTHLANALGMVAAKNRYSTYYINCHTLIEQLKKSHYENRLPDKLRTLIRYKVLIIDEIGYLPMDIQGANLFFQLIAKRYEKASTIFTSNKTFSQWNEVFADVTIASAILDRVLHHCTVINIKGESYRLKERKEYMKQKQQIVNTLFEQNAQ, encoded by the coding sequence ATGAGTGAAGTTTTGTACGAGCGACTCAAAGAAAACCTGGAATCCCTCAAAATGCGCAATACCCTGGAGATCATCGACAACTACCTGGAACGAGCTATCAAGGATGAACTCAACATTGTGGATGTCCTCGATCATATCTTCACCGAAGAGGCTAGGAGCAAGCGTCAGAGAGCTTACGAGAAGCAGATTCAGATGTCCGGCTTCCCCATCAAGAAGACCTTGGAGGACTTTGATTTCTCTTTTCAACCCTCCATCGACAAGCGCCAGATCGACGAGCTTTCTACCATGCGGTTCGTGGAGAATGCTGAGAATGTAGTGTTTTTGGGGCCACCTGGCGTTGGCAAAACCCATCTGGCCAATGCGCTGGGTATGGTTGCCGCCAAAAACCGCTACTCCACCTACTACATCAACTGCCATACCCTCATTGAGCAGCTGAAGAAAAGCCACTACGAGAATCGGCTACCAGACAAACTCCGCACCCTCATCCGTTACAAGGTGCTCATCATCGACGAAATTGGGTATTTGCCCATGGATATTCAAGGCGCTAACTTGTTCTTTCAACTCATTGCCAAAAGATACGAGAAAGCCTCTACCATCTTTACCTCAAACAAGACTTTTTCCCAGTGGAATGAAGTTTTTGCCGATGTTACCATTGCTTCCGCTATCCTCGACAGAGTGCTTCACCACTGTACCGTCATCAACATCAAGGGCGAAAGTTATCGCCTGAAAGAGCGCAAAGAGTACATGAAGCAAAAGCAGCAAATCGTCAATACCTTGTTTGAGCAGAACGCTCAGTAA